A window of the Sphingomonas piscis genome harbors these coding sequences:
- a CDS encoding SRPBCC domain-containing protein — protein MGDTIMVDAPIARTAADTIRLERVLDASVETLWRYLTQAGLRSQWFAGGDDIGGEGPLKLVFDHDKLSDGPVPTPEEYAAHRHGVNQEQVLRFEPQKVLAYTFGEGRNGVATFELFPEGGKTRLVLTHSGIQSPTGATGFGSGWNSHLIVLQEKLAGRSVPDFWALHTRSRAAVGKALAA, from the coding sequence ATGGGTGACACGATCATGGTGGACGCGCCGATCGCGCGGACGGCAGCGGACACGATCCGGCTGGAGCGGGTGCTGGACGCCTCGGTGGAAACGTTGTGGCGTTACCTCACCCAAGCGGGGCTTCGCTCGCAGTGGTTTGCCGGCGGCGACGACATCGGCGGAGAGGGACCGCTCAAGCTTGTTTTCGACCATGACAAGCTGTCCGACGGGCCGGTGCCGACGCCCGAGGAATATGCGGCGCACCGCCACGGCGTGAACCAGGAGCAGGTGCTGCGCTTCGAGCCTCAAAAGGTATTAGCCTACACGTTCGGCGAGGGGCGCAATGGGGTTGCAACGTTTGAGCTGTTCCCCGAGGGCGGCAAAACCCGCCTCGTCCTGACCCACAGCGGCATCCAGAGCCCGACCGGCGCGACCGGCTTCGGAAGCGGCTGGAACTCGCACCTGATCGTGCTTCAGGAAAAGCTTGCCGGTCGTTCTGTGCCAGACTTCTGGGCGCTTCACACCCGTTCCAGAGCGGCCGTCGGCAAGGCTCTCGCGGCCTAA
- a CDS encoding NAD(P)H-quinone oxidoreductase yields MASRPSSMRAVVAPEPGGPEALRIVELPVPEPGPDEVLIRVVAAGVNRPDILQRKGAYPPPPGAPTTLGLEVAGFVEAAGPGAMYDLVGTGVCALVPGGGYAEYAVVNTGLCLSVPPAVTMTEAAAIPETLFTVWINLFERGFAADGDTVLVHGGTSGIGTMAIALCRLFGIRCIVTCGSDEKCARAKNLGAFAAINYRTHDYVEEVTRLTGGRGVAVVLDMVGGDYLPRNLACLADEGRHVSIAFQRGAKAEVSITDIMRRRLTLTGSTLRPRSTDFKAMVASEIEKSVWPFVETGMLKPVIDSVFPLERVAEAHARMESGEHVGKIVLEIGR; encoded by the coding sequence ATGGCGTCACGTCCCAGTAGCATGCGCGCGGTCGTCGCGCCGGAACCCGGCGGCCCCGAGGCTCTCCGGATCGTGGAATTGCCGGTGCCGGAGCCGGGGCCCGACGAGGTGCTGATCCGCGTTGTGGCCGCAGGGGTGAACCGCCCGGACATATTGCAGCGAAAAGGCGCCTATCCGCCGCCGCCCGGCGCACCGACGACGCTGGGGCTGGAGGTGGCAGGCTTCGTCGAAGCCGCCGGCCCGGGTGCCATGTACGATCTGGTCGGCACCGGCGTCTGTGCACTGGTGCCGGGTGGGGGCTATGCGGAATATGCCGTCGTGAATACCGGCCTGTGCCTGTCCGTACCGCCGGCGGTGACTATGACCGAGGCGGCGGCGATCCCGGAGACGTTGTTTACCGTCTGGATCAACCTGTTCGAGCGCGGCTTCGCAGCGGACGGTGACACGGTTCTGGTGCATGGCGGCACCAGCGGCATCGGGACGATGGCGATCGCCCTGTGCCGCTTGTTCGGCATTCGTTGCATCGTGACGTGCGGGTCCGACGAAAAATGCGCCCGCGCCAAGAACTTGGGTGCCTTTGCTGCGATCAACTACAGGACCCACGACTATGTCGAAGAGGTCACCCGGCTGACCGGCGGGCGCGGGGTAGCCGTGGTGCTGGACATGGTCGGCGGAGACTATCTGCCGCGCAATCTAGCCTGCCTGGCAGACGAGGGACGGCACGTGTCCATCGCTTTTCAGCGCGGTGCCAAGGCGGAGGTGAGTATCACCGACATCATGCGGCGGCGGCTTACCCTGACCGGCTCGACGCTCCGGCCGCGGAGCACGGATTTCAAGGCGATGGTTGCCAGTGAGATCGAGAAGTCGGTGTGGCCGTTCGTGGAGACCGGCATGCTGAAGCCGGTAATCGACAGCGTCTTTCCGCTGGAGCGCGTCGCCGAGGCGCATGCTCGCATGGAAAGCGGCGAGCATGTCGGCAAAATCGTGCTGGAGATCGGGCGATAA
- a CDS encoding ArsR/SmtB family transcription factor, translating to MVERLDTTFHALSDPTRRGMLASLALGERSIGELAEPYRMTFAGAAKHVKVLENAGLVERRKSGRQQICTLNAEPLAEAERWLKQWEHFWNSRLDQLQALVETDRNSERKETKNG from the coding sequence ATGGTTGAACGACTCGACACCACCTTTCATGCACTCTCCGATCCGACGCGGCGCGGGATGCTGGCCAGCCTGGCGCTTGGCGAGCGGTCGATCGGTGAGCTTGCCGAGCCTTACCGGATGACCTTCGCGGGCGCCGCCAAGCATGTGAAGGTGCTGGAGAATGCGGGGCTGGTGGAGCGCCGCAAGTCGGGCCGTCAGCAAATCTGCACCCTGAACGCCGAGCCGCTCGCGGAGGCCGAGCGGTGGCTGAAGCAGTGGGAACATTTCTGGAACAGCCGCCTGGATCAACTGCAGGCGCTGGTCGAAACCGATCGCAATTCCGAACGCAAGGAGACGAAGAATGGGTGA
- a CDS encoding polysaccharide deacetylase family protein — MRRVKIGFLIVAALLLIAGTLNEISKATCFSFTGRVVCRVETAEPLVALTFDDGPTTVGVESVLPALKRYNAKATFFLVGASTEIALTRRIVAEGHEVGNHSFTHQRMVGHPKAFYDDELRRTDAALVSAGAPKPTLFRPPYGKKLFGLPIAVARNGQTMVMWDSGDAPDRYPKAYAAEVLADVRPGSIVLIHPMFRSRETERQALPLILEGLTRRGYRLVTVSELLRAGRA, encoded by the coding sequence ATGCGGCGCGTGAAGATCGGCTTTCTCATCGTCGCGGCGCTGCTCCTGATCGCCGGCACCCTCAACGAGATCAGCAAGGCCACCTGCTTCAGCTTTACCGGACGTGTGGTTTGCCGCGTGGAAACCGCCGAACCGTTGGTAGCACTGACGTTTGACGATGGGCCGACGACGGTTGGCGTAGAAAGCGTTCTTCCCGCCCTCAAGCGCTACAATGCAAAAGCCACCTTCTTCCTCGTCGGCGCGTCAACCGAGATCGCCCTCACACGCCGGATCGTCGCGGAGGGACATGAGGTCGGCAATCACAGCTTCACCCACCAGCGCATGGTCGGCCACCCGAAGGCATTCTACGATGACGAGCTGCGCAGGACGGACGCGGCGCTTGTATCCGCGGGCGCCCCGAAGCCGACCTTGTTCCGTCCGCCGTACGGCAAGAAGCTGTTCGGACTTCCCATTGCCGTCGCGCGCAATGGGCAGACGATGGTGATGTGGGACTCAGGCGACGCCCCCGACCGCTACCCAAAGGCCTACGCCGCCGAGGTGCTGGCCGACGTCCGTCCCGGCTCAATCGTCCTCATCCATCCGATGTTTCGGTCGAGAGAAACCGAGCGGCAAGCGTTGCCACTCATCTTGGAAGGACTGACCAGGCGCGGCTACCGCTTGGTCACCGTCAGCGAACTCCTGCGCGCTGGGCGTGCTTAG
- the clpA gene encoding ATP-dependent Clp protease ATP-binding subunit ClpA: protein MPSFARELEQTLHNALSEASRRRHEYATLEHLLIALIDDEHASKVMTACGVNRDELRASVKQYLDGELGALVTDTNTDPQPTSGFQRVVQRAILHVQSSGRDDVTGANVLVALFSERESYAVYFLQQQDMSRLDAVTYISHGVGKGETPTEARPAEGAAEEKSEKSEGKKESALKQFTVDLNEKAKAGKVDPLIGRMAEVDRTVQILCRRSKNNPLYVGDPGVGKTAIAEGLARKIVEGDVPEVLKPAIIYSLDMGALLAGTRYRGDFEERLKSVVSELEKLPHAVLFIDEIHTVIGAGATSGGAMDASNLLKPALSSGAIRCIGSTTYKEFRNHFEKDRALLRRFQKIDVNEPTVEDTVKIIAGLRAAFELHHGVRYTPDSIKSAVELSARYIHDRKLPDKAIDVIDEVGAMQMLVPPSRRKKVITTKEIEAVVATMARIPPKSVSSDDKRVLETLEGDLKRVVFGQDLAIETLASAIKLSRAGLRDPDKPIGNYLFSGPTGVGKTEVARQLANIMGIPLQRFDMSEYMERHSVSRLIGAPPGYVGYDQGGLLTDAVDQQPHSVLLLDEIEKAHPDLFNILLQVMDNGKLTDHHGKTVDFRNTILIMTTNAGASDMARESIGFGAQSREDVQEDAIRKMFTPEFRNRLDAVVPFGYLPPAVVSRVVDKFILQLELQLADRGVHIDLDDEAREWLTARGYDKLYGARPMGRLVQEKIKQPLAEELLFGKLVNGGEVKIRIKDNAPSFEITPAAPKPGKVRKGKKPEGAVDQRESSEPQDEPPAAE from the coding sequence ATGCCTAGTTTCGCTCGCGAACTCGAACAGACCCTCCACAATGCCCTGTCGGAGGCCAGCCGCCGTCGGCACGAGTACGCCACCCTTGAACATCTTCTGATCGCGCTGATCGACGACGAGCATGCGTCCAAGGTGATGACCGCGTGCGGCGTCAACCGAGACGAACTGCGTGCGTCGGTGAAGCAATATCTGGATGGGGAGCTTGGCGCCCTCGTCACCGACACCAACACCGACCCGCAGCCGACCAGCGGCTTTCAGCGGGTGGTTCAGCGTGCCATCCTCCATGTCCAGTCCTCCGGCCGCGACGACGTGACCGGCGCCAACGTGCTGGTCGCCCTCTTCTCCGAGCGTGAGAGCTACGCAGTCTATTTCCTGCAGCAGCAGGACATGAGCCGCCTGGATGCGGTCACCTACATCAGCCACGGGGTGGGCAAGGGCGAGACCCCGACCGAAGCGCGCCCGGCCGAAGGAGCCGCCGAGGAGAAATCGGAGAAGTCTGAAGGCAAGAAGGAATCTGCGCTCAAGCAGTTCACCGTCGACCTCAACGAGAAGGCGAAGGCCGGCAAGGTCGATCCCCTGATCGGCCGCATGGCCGAGGTTGACCGCACGGTGCAGATCCTCTGCCGCCGGTCGAAGAACAATCCGCTATACGTCGGCGATCCCGGCGTCGGTAAGACCGCGATCGCCGAAGGCCTCGCCCGCAAGATCGTCGAGGGCGACGTTCCCGAGGTGCTCAAACCCGCGATTATCTACTCGCTCGACATGGGCGCACTGCTAGCCGGCACGCGCTATCGTGGCGACTTCGAGGAGCGCTTGAAGTCGGTCGTGTCGGAGCTCGAGAAGCTTCCGCACGCCGTCCTCTTCATCGACGAGATCCACACGGTGATCGGCGCGGGTGCCACCAGCGGCGGTGCGATGGACGCATCCAACCTCCTGAAGCCCGCCCTCTCCTCTGGCGCGATCCGCTGCATCGGCTCGACGACGTACAAGGAGTTCCGCAACCACTTCGAAAAGGACCGGGCTTTGCTCCGGCGCTTCCAGAAGATCGACGTCAACGAGCCGACGGTCGAGGATACGGTGAAGATCATTGCCGGCCTGCGCGCGGCGTTCGAGCTTCACCACGGCGTCCGCTACACGCCCGACAGCATCAAGTCGGCCGTTGAGCTCAGCGCTCGCTACATCCACGACCGCAAGCTGCCGGACAAGGCGATCGACGTCATCGACGAGGTCGGCGCCATGCAGATGCTGGTGCCGCCCAGCCGCCGCAAGAAGGTGATCACGACCAAGGAGATCGAGGCCGTCGTTGCGACCATGGCGCGCATCCCTCCGAAGTCAGTCTCAAGCGACGACAAGCGCGTGCTGGAAACGCTCGAGGGCGACCTGAAGCGCGTCGTGTTCGGCCAGGATCTTGCCATCGAGACCTTGGCGTCGGCGATCAAGCTCAGCCGTGCGGGTCTTCGCGATCCCGACAAGCCGATCGGCAACTATCTCTTCTCCGGCCCCACCGGCGTCGGCAAGACGGAGGTTGCGCGTCAGCTCGCAAACATCATGGGCATTCCGCTGCAGCGGTTCGACATGTCCGAATATATGGAGCGTCACTCGGTCAGCCGGCTGATCGGCGCCCCTCCCGGCTATGTCGGCTATGACCAAGGCGGCCTGCTCACCGACGCCGTCGACCAGCAGCCGCACAGCGTGCTCCTGCTCGACGAGATCGAGAAGGCGCACCCGGACCTGTTCAACATCCTTCTGCAGGTGATGGACAACGGAAAGCTGACCGATCACCACGGCAAGACCGTCGATTTCCGCAACACCATCCTCATCATGACCACCAATGCCGGCGCGTCGGACATGGCGCGCGAAAGCATCGGCTTCGGTGCGCAGAGCCGCGAGGATGTGCAGGAGGATGCGATCCGGAAGATGTTCACGCCGGAATTTCGCAACCGCCTCGATGCGGTGGTTCCGTTCGGCTACCTGCCACCGGCGGTGGTCTCCCGGGTGGTCGACAAGTTCATCCTCCAGCTGGAGCTTCAGCTTGCCGACCGTGGCGTCCACATCGATCTCGACGACGAGGCACGGGAGTGGCTCACCGCCCGCGGCTACGACAAGCTCTACGGCGCGCGTCCGATGGGCCGTCTGGTTCAGGAGAAGATCAAGCAGCCGCTCGCCGAGGAGCTTCTCTTCGGCAAGCTCGTCAACGGCGGCGAGGTCAAGATCCGGATCAAGGATAATGCACCGAGCTTCGAGATCACGCCTGCAGCGCCCAAGCCGGGCAAGGTCCGCAAGGGCAAGAAACCGGAAGGCGCCGTCGATCAACGGGAATCGTCCGAACCGCAGGACGAACCGCCCGCTGCCGAGTAA
- a CDS encoding DUF1192 domain-containing protein, giving the protein MDIDELFPRKPGDPLTELARQDLDPLSIHELDARVEALKAEIARVEAHKARASAHRSAAEELFKKS; this is encoded by the coding sequence ATGGACATCGACGAACTTTTCCCGAGGAAGCCCGGCGATCCGCTGACGGAGCTGGCCCGCCAAGACCTCGATCCGCTCTCCATCCACGAACTCGACGCCCGCGTTGAGGCGCTCAAGGCCGAAATCGCGCGCGTCGAAGCCCACAAGGCCCGTGCCTCGGCGCACCGCTCCGCCGCGGAAGAGCTGTTCAAGAAGTCCTGA
- a CDS encoding TonB-dependent receptor, with amino-acid sequence MRLSDGSLLRSRFTLLSTGVSLFALAAAPAQAQTEQPADISDTAGQVQQTDEAPAPESSVANATAPAEPEGGTIVVTGIRQSLRNSQNIKRNADTVVDAITATDIGALPDRSVTEALQRVPGVQINRFAAASDPDHFSAEGSGVVIRGLSFVRSEFNGRDTFSTGVYGQAINFADVPAELLGSVEVYKNSTAEMIEGGLSGTVNMNLRLPFDRKGLHWGFDVEANYSDLANKWSPVGSALVSNNWDTNIGRVGFMAAGAYSRLLSRSDGVQVTNFQLRNGTVAGNSDTDSNGSPDNFCRMPLPSDTDATGFPPVLAGAAPNAACFGTATGSSDGFADWIVGDRYAPLGGQYRTQDYDRRRKGFAGALQWESTDRTMAVTAQVLRSAATQKWGEHTFEAAPDLAEYNTFPIGCLQNANGPGGRTQAECPVGQFTNYQYGDDGVFESGYITAPGTGWRAGDTGQAIARIPTGGIQNSLSRRSVDEYNRVQDHGLNFKYTPNERWSFNVDAQHVRAKHDNLDLSVFGSNYADYELDLTGGVPDVIAHKPNTLFPTWGTASPDLIAATDEQYFADPRFTFWRAAMDHKEKSRGREWAFKGDVTYNFEDASPFLKRVKFGARYSDRDQLIKSSAYNWGALSEAWSGSPTFMDQVGGGNVELYNYRDFFRGETSAPPSANYYAGDPAGDYDDTVNFLRQIQEVTRASGSSAVTWNPLAERSGVRSDGFLPGEVQRVSEANKAAYAMLSFDSDNPIFGNVRVAGNIGLRYVTSKVKSLGSIGVPTQQALGLLTTQGNLIPFTTDPAIVETNPATGVTAPIPGRCDPRVPEGAPPGTIPAVPGGICTVGAAAYNQLAQFATGETADDLARNDYSYFLPSLNLRFGLTDNLILRFAAGRNLARPGLADIRNFLTLGQDSSNGFRLTATAGNPYLKPALSDNLDASLEWYFARVGSLTFNAFAKNIHNFFYQEVTERPITSGGVTQPVFVRGPANFDGKGKIRGFEVAYQQTFDMLPGVLSGLGVAANYTYIKSKGLPVQNTFRQDTGPLGRVGSLPLEQLSKHNINFAPFYEKGPLSLRLAYNWRSKYLLTSSDVIFPYYPIYNDKGGQIDASAFYSITDKLKIGVQGVNLNNQVTKTLQQFAPGMLGPRSYFMNDRRFSFILRGSF; translated from the coding sequence ATGCGTCTGAGTGACGGATCGCTGTTGCGTAGCCGATTTACATTGTTGTCCACCGGTGTTTCCCTGTTCGCGCTTGCCGCGGCACCGGCTCAAGCCCAAACCGAACAGCCGGCCGATATCAGCGACACCGCCGGCCAGGTGCAGCAGACGGACGAAGCGCCCGCGCCGGAAAGCAGTGTCGCCAACGCGACCGCGCCGGCCGAACCTGAAGGCGGCACCATCGTCGTCACCGGCATCCGTCAGAGCCTTCGCAATTCGCAGAACATCAAGCGCAACGCCGACACGGTGGTCGATGCCATCACCGCCACCGACATCGGCGCTCTTCCCGACCGGTCGGTGACGGAAGCGCTGCAGCGCGTTCCGGGCGTCCAGATCAACCGCTTCGCCGCCGCGAGCGATCCCGACCACTTCTCGGCCGAAGGTTCGGGCGTCGTCATCCGCGGCCTCAGCTTCGTTCGTTCGGAATTCAACGGCCGCGATACATTCTCGACCGGCGTCTACGGCCAGGCGATCAATTTCGCCGACGTGCCGGCCGAACTGCTCGGCTCCGTCGAAGTCTACAAGAACTCCACTGCCGAAATGATCGAGGGCGGGCTCTCCGGCACGGTCAACATGAACCTGCGCCTGCCGTTCGACCGCAAGGGCCTGCATTGGGGCTTCGACGTCGAGGCCAATTACAGCGACCTCGCCAACAAGTGGTCGCCCGTCGGATCCGCGCTCGTCAGCAACAATTGGGACACGAACATCGGTCGCGTCGGCTTCATGGCCGCGGGGGCCTACTCCAGGCTGCTGAGCCGTTCCGATGGTGTGCAGGTCACCAACTTCCAGCTCCGCAACGGCACCGTGGCGGGCAATTCGGACACGGACTCCAACGGCTCGCCCGACAATTTTTGCCGCATGCCGCTGCCGTCCGACACCGACGCGACCGGCTTCCCGCCGGTGCTTGCCGGAGCCGCGCCGAACGCGGCCTGCTTCGGCACGGCAACGGGGTCGAGCGACGGCTTTGCCGACTGGATCGTCGGTGACCGCTACGCTCCGCTCGGCGGCCAGTATCGCACCCAGGACTACGACCGCCGCCGCAAGGGATTCGCAGGCGCATTGCAGTGGGAAAGCACCGACCGCACCATGGCCGTCACGGCCCAGGTGCTCCGCTCGGCCGCCACGCAGAAGTGGGGCGAACATACGTTCGAAGCCGCGCCCGACCTGGCCGAGTACAACACCTTCCCGATCGGCTGCCTTCAGAATGCGAACGGTCCGGGCGGCCGCACGCAGGCGGAGTGCCCGGTTGGTCAGTTCACCAACTATCAGTATGGCGACGACGGGGTTTTCGAGAGCGGCTACATCACTGCGCCGGGCACCGGCTGGCGCGCCGGCGACACGGGACAGGCGATTGCCCGGATCCCCACCGGCGGCATCCAGAACTCGCTCTCCCGCCGTTCGGTCGACGAGTATAACCGGGTGCAGGACCACGGCCTGAACTTCAAGTACACGCCGAACGAGCGCTGGTCGTTCAACGTCGATGCCCAGCATGTCCGTGCGAAGCACGACAATCTGGACCTCAGCGTCTTCGGTTCGAACTATGCCGATTATGAGCTCGACCTGACGGGCGGCGTGCCGGACGTGATCGCGCACAAGCCGAACACGCTATTCCCGACGTGGGGAACGGCGAGCCCGGACCTGATCGCGGCCACCGACGAGCAATATTTCGCCGATCCGCGCTTCACCTTCTGGCGCGCGGCGATGGACCATAAGGAAAAGAGCCGCGGCAGGGAGTGGGCCTTCAAGGGCGACGTCACGTACAACTTCGAGGACGCCTCACCCTTCCTGAAACGCGTGAAGTTCGGCGCCCGTTATTCGGACCGCGACCAGCTGATCAAGAGCAGCGCCTACAATTGGGGCGCCCTCAGCGAGGCATGGTCGGGATCGCCGACGTTCATGGACCAGGTCGGCGGCGGAAACGTCGAGCTGTACAATTACCGCGACTTCTTCCGTGGCGAGACCTCGGCGCCGCCGTCGGCAAACTATTATGCCGGGGATCCTGCGGGCGATTACGACGACACGGTGAACTTCCTTCGTCAGATCCAGGAAGTCACCCGCGCATCGGGGTCGAGCGCCGTGACCTGGAACCCGCTGGCGGAGCGCTCAGGCGTTCGTTCGGACGGCTTCCTGCCGGGTGAAGTGCAGCGCGTCAGCGAGGCCAACAAGGCGGCTTACGCCATGCTGAGCTTCGACAGCGACAATCCGATCTTCGGCAACGTCCGCGTCGCGGGTAACATCGGCCTGCGCTATGTGACCAGCAAGGTGAAGTCGCTCGGCTCCATCGGCGTCCCGACGCAGCAGGCGCTCGGTCTGCTGACCACGCAGGGCAATCTGATCCCGTTCACGACGGATCCGGCAATTGTCGAGACCAACCCGGCCACCGGCGTCACCGCCCCAATTCCAGGCCGGTGCGATCCGCGGGTTCCGGAAGGTGCACCTCCGGGAACCATCCCGGCGGTTCCCGGCGGCATCTGCACGGTCGGCGCGGCGGCGTACAACCAGCTGGCGCAATTCGCGACCGGCGAGACGGCGGACGACCTCGCGCGGAACGACTACAGCTACTTCCTGCCCAGCCTGAACCTTCGGTTCGGCCTCACGGACAATCTGATCCTGCGCTTTGCAGCGGGCCGCAACCTTGCGCGTCCGGGATTGGCAGACATCCGCAATTTCCTGACGCTTGGGCAGGACAGCAGCAATGGCTTCCGGCTGACGGCGACGGCGGGCAATCCGTATCTGAAGCCGGCGCTGTCGGATAACCTCGATGCCAGCCTGGAGTGGTATTTCGCCCGCGTCGGATCGTTGACGTTCAACGCCTTCGCCAAGAACATCCACAACTTCTTCTACCAGGAGGTGACGGAGCGGCCGATCACCAGCGGAGGCGTGACCCAGCCGGTGTTCGTGCGCGGCCCCGCCAACTTTGACGGCAAGGGGAAGATCCGCGGGTTTGAGGTTGCGTACCAGCAGACGTTCGACATGCTTCCGGGCGTGCTGAGCGGCCTCGGCGTCGCGGCCAACTACACCTACATTAAGAGCAAGGGCCTGCCGGTCCAGAACACCTTCCGTCAGGATACCGGGCCGCTAGGCCGCGTCGGCAGCTTGCCGCTGGAGCAATTGTCCAAGCACAACATCAACTTCGCGCCCTTCTATGAGAAGGGTCCGTTGTCGTTGCGCCTGGCCTACAATTGGCGGTCGAAGTATCTGCTGACCTCGTCCGACGTCATCTTCCCATATTACCCGATCTACAACGACAAGGGCGGTCAGATCGACGCGTCGGCATTCTACAGCATCACCGATAAGCTGAAGATCGGCGTGCAGGGCGTGAACCTGAACAACCAGGTCACGAAGACTCTGCAGCAGTTCGCGCCGGGAATGCTGGGGCCGCGGTCCTACTTCATGAACGACCGTCGCTTCTCGTTCATCCTGCGCGGCAGCTTTTAA
- a CDS encoding hemerythrin domain-containing protein, which produces MSDHPLATRSGIPDELAYLRATYAREGWRTHANYGQLADFWLHVHDSLRGEGKALAQATADYREGQMDLAAYHRQFAPNLSHFLQHLNAHHQIEDRHYFPRFQALDPRMVAGFALLDRDHHLIHEALVASAESANRLIATFGGDNDDGRRAADDYAASADRLLALLMRHLADEEELVIPALLHHGERSVD; this is translated from the coding sequence ATGTCTGATCATCCCCTCGCAACGAGGAGCGGCATCCCTGACGAGCTTGCCTATCTTCGCGCAACCTACGCCCGCGAAGGCTGGCGCACCCACGCCAATTATGGCCAGCTCGCCGACTTCTGGCTCCACGTCCACGACAGCCTGCGCGGCGAAGGCAAGGCGCTCGCCCAGGCCACCGCCGACTATCGCGAAGGACAAATGGACTTGGCGGCATACCACCGCCAGTTCGCGCCCAACCTCAGCCACTTCCTCCAGCATCTGAACGCGCACCACCAGATCGAGGATCGCCACTATTTCCCCAGGTTTCAGGCGCTCGACCCGCGCATGGTCGCCGGCTTCGCCCTCCTCGACCGCGATCATCACCTGATCCACGAGGCACTCGTCGCCTCTGCTGAAAGCGCCAATCGGCTCATCGCGACCTTCGGCGGCGACAATGACGACGGGCGTCGCGCCGCCGACGATTATGCCGCCTCCGCTGATCGCCTGCTGGCGTTGCTGATGCGCCATCTCGCCGATGAAGAGGAATTGGTCATCCCCGCCCTTCTTCACCATGGCGAGCGAAGCGTCGATTAG
- a CDS encoding alginate export family protein yields MLYRGFQPFRTGLTALAFASLPVAAMAQGASSAKPKDGFSFSGSVRLRYEYLTGQFRPGFDKSEDATLLRTILTPQYKSGKVRIGAELWDSRMWGGRGAIVGTGEVNTAELVQAYVAVDVDSPLGDGSRGAIQGGRMTLNLGSRRLIASDDYRNTTNGFTGIRADVAKGPTSATLLYLLPQRRLPDDLPSILDNEWKFDRESFDQRLWGGLVNHGLGRVGSLEATYLRFAERDDGSFVTRNRRLQTVGARFIREPKPNQWDYELEGIRQTGSIAASTLPGAARLPVRAGFVHAEVGYTFAGPWKPHLSLEYDWASGDGPGRRYTRFDTLFGMRRADLGPASLYNALGRANISAPGVRLEVTPSSRLDAFTTWRGLWADEPGDIFSTTGVRNAVNEERFGGHQLEGRVRYWLVPAKLRAEGNVAVILRDNFLRDAANVPTRRDTIYSSLSLTASF; encoded by the coding sequence ATGCTGTATCGGGGCTTTCAGCCTTTTCGAACTGGGCTCACCGCCCTTGCGTTTGCGTCCCTTCCGGTCGCTGCGATGGCGCAAGGCGCTTCATCCGCCAAGCCGAAGGACGGTTTCTCATTCTCCGGCAGCGTTCGCCTTCGTTACGAGTACCTTACCGGGCAATTCCGCCCGGGCTTCGACAAGAGTGAGGACGCAACGCTGCTCCGAACCATCCTGACCCCGCAGTACAAGAGCGGAAAGGTACGGATCGGTGCCGAACTCTGGGACAGCCGGATGTGGGGTGGGCGCGGCGCCATCGTCGGGACGGGCGAGGTCAATACGGCGGAGCTCGTGCAGGCCTATGTTGCCGTCGACGTCGACTCGCCGCTCGGCGACGGCAGCCGCGGGGCGATCCAGGGTGGGCGAATGACGCTCAATCTCGGCTCGCGCCGCCTGATTGCCAGCGACGACTATCGTAACACGACGAACGGCTTCACCGGCATCCGTGCCGACGTGGCCAAGGGCCCGACCAGCGCCACCCTCCTCTACCTGCTGCCGCAACGCCGGCTTCCCGACGACCTGCCGTCCATCCTCGACAATGAGTGGAAGTTCGACCGGGAAAGCTTCGATCAGCGGCTCTGGGGCGGACTCGTGAACCATGGTCTAGGACGCGTCGGCAGTCTTGAGGCCACCTACCTCCGCTTCGCCGAACGGGACGACGGCAGCTTCGTCACCCGCAACCGCCGCCTTCAAACTGTGGGTGCCCGCTTCATCCGCGAGCCCAAGCCGAACCAGTGGGACTATGAACTTGAAGGCATCCGGCAGACGGGAAGCATTGCGGCCAGCACCCTTCCCGGCGCAGCAAGGCTGCCGGTCCGTGCCGGCTTCGTCCACGCCGAAGTCGGCTACACCTTCGCCGGACCCTGGAAACCGCACCTTTCCCTTGAATATGATTGGGCAAGCGGCGACGGGCCGGGCCGCCGCTACACCCGCTTCGACACATTGTTCGGCATGCGCCGCGCCGACCTCGGGCCCGCCAGCCTTTACAACGCGCTCGGCCGAGCGAACATCAGCGCGCCCGGCGTGCGGCTGGAAGTCACGCCCTCAAGCCGGCTGGACGCCTTCACCACATGGCGCGGTCTGTGGGCCGATGAGCCTGGCGACATCTTCTCCACCACGGGTGTCCGCAACGCCGTCAACGAAGAGCGCTTCGGCGGTCACCAGCTTGAGGGCCGGGTCCGCTATTGGCTGGTTCCCGCAAAGCTTCGGGCCGAAGGCAATGTCGCCGTCATTCTTCGCGACAATTTCCTCCGCGACGCCGCCAATGTTCCGACCCGGCGCGACACGATCTATTCGTCGCTATCACTGACGGCGAGCTTTTAG